The region TGTGTTCTTCAACCGCTCAGGAGTCGAGGGACATTAGTTCAATTCATTCCTTATTTGTTTATGAAGCCATCGTGTGCCAAGAGCGTTATAAGTCATGGCTCCgcgaaaactcaaaattttatcaGTAGCAGATAAACTGGAACTCATTCGGGAAGTAGAGAAAGGCGAAAAAAGTAAAAGCCTCATCGCTATCCAGTTCGGAATTCCTAAATCTACCCTGTCAACCatcatcaaaaacaaaatgaaaatcatcgctTCCACTGCAGAAGGAAAATCAGTACACCGGTACCGTCAAAAATTGCCTCAGCACTCAGatgttgaaaaatgtttgataaAGTGGTTCCAGGAAACGCGCAAAAACAATATTCCAGTAAATGGACCACTTCTTCAACAGAAAGCGAAGGAATTCGCATCTTCCCTAGGCCACGAATTTGCAGCGAGTAGTGGTTGGCTATCCAATTTTAAAAAAAGGTACGGAATTGCTGGAAGAACCTTGTCAGGCGAAAGTGCTAGCGTTAATGAAGACACTTGTGCTGAATGGCTAGCTCATCTATCGGATTTATTGGAAACGTACACATCCGATGAGATCTACAACGCAGACGAAACCGGGCTGTTTTACAGATGTTTACCCAACAAAACATTAGATTTCAAAAACACAGATTGTCATGGTGGTAAGGAAAGTAAAGAACGTTTAACTGTTTTGCTTGCTGTTAATATGAGCGGTTCAGTGAAACATGTACCATGCGTTATAGGCAAATCGTTGAAGCCCCgttgtttcaaaaatgttaaaaccTTTCCTACAGAGTATACTGCGAATTCTAGAGCATGGATGACTGGAATTATTTTTAGAGAATGGTTGCAAAAGTGGGATAACgagttgacaaaaaaaaagaagagggCTCTTCTCTTCATAGACAATTGTCCAGCTCATAATCCCTTGCCTGTTCTTATATCGTTAAAAGTAGAGTTTCTACCACCAAACACGACATCGAAACTACAGCCCTTGGATTTGggaatcattaaaaattttaaggttaaatACCGTACTGAAGTAGTAAACCATGTGCTTcgacaaatacaggaaaatcgTGCTGTAGTCCCAATAAATGTATTAGAAGCTCTACATTTCATCAAGAAGGCATGGGATGAAGTGAGCCCTCGAACAATTCAGAATTGTTTTTCTGCATGTGGATTCGACGTGATTACCACCGATGAATCAGACACAGCGCtggaaaatccagaagaagtggaaatTGATGGATGGGGAATCCTTTCATCTGTATTTGATGTGGATGCAAACTTTAACGAATTTGTGGAGGTGGATTGTGATCTACCGGTATGCTTTCCACCTACAGATGAAAGCATCGTACGTGAAGTGTTAGGAAGGGAA is a window of Harmonia axyridis chromosome 2, icHarAxyr1.1, whole genome shotgun sequence DNA encoding:
- the LOC123673391 gene encoding tigger transposable element-derived protein 6-like, producing MAPRKLKILSVADKLELIREVEKGEKSKSLIAIQFGIPKSTLSTIIKNKMKIIASTAEGKSVHRYRQKLPQHSDVEKCLIKWFQETRKNNIPVNGPLLQQKAKEFASSLGHEFAASSGWLSNFKKRYGIAGRTLSGESASVNEDTCAEWLAHLSDLLETYTSDEIYNADETGLFYRCLPNKTLDFKNTDCHGGKESKERLTVLLAVNMSGSVKHVPCVIGKSLKPRCFKNVKTFPTEYTANSRAWMTGIIFREWLQKWDNELTKKKKRALLFIDNCPAHNPLPVLISLKVEFLPPNTTSKLQPLDLGIIKNFKVKYRTEVVNHVLRQIQENRAVVPINVLEALHFIKKAWDEVSPRTIQNCFSACGFDVITTDESDTALENPEEVEIDGWGILSSVFDVDANFNEFVEVDCDLPVCFPPTDESIVREVLGREEEDDAGLDNLEDPEIEPPTPPTVQEARQAIDTIRCFLESSEDIEYDIFRKLNEISSVVSKLEKKRLKQMKINDFFKPV